Proteins encoded within one genomic window of Thiothrix litoralis:
- a CDS encoding beta/alpha barrel domain-containing protein has translation MHGISFHNILDVTLRDGGYLNQWQFSREEIDALLGFLGRQGVTQVEIGFLRPPAATTSLVNGCPVEFLAESVRQHPDLQFVGMLNPAEDGWQAAVAGKLLYLSLVRLTCTAEVIDQALRIADYLHEQSSTIKVSLNLICISSYRHDEVADLLQKISPSNSIDRVYFADSRGALSPHEIEPLIAVAKQHCHQPLGFHAHDTLGNAIENSNCAFACGCDLIDVSLNGFGLAGGNTSLGGYLAANALAKASIETETRAFCEQYLSLRQVDGDDRHLYGVLAQKNVDPIWSRALLAQYPHKLGDLIDLLPRQPYKTLSQVLDSLAALHSVNGVSVKC, from the coding sequence ATGCATGGCATCAGTTTCCACAATATACTGGATGTAACGTTACGGGATGGCGGTTATCTCAACCAGTGGCAGTTTTCCCGTGAGGAGATCGATGCGCTGTTGGGTTTCCTTGGCAGGCAGGGCGTGACGCAGGTGGAAATCGGTTTTCTGCGCCCACCAGCCGCAACGACCTCACTGGTCAACGGCTGCCCTGTCGAATTTTTGGCGGAGAGTGTGCGTCAGCATCCTGATCTGCAATTCGTCGGCATGTTGAACCCGGCAGAGGACGGCTGGCAGGCGGCAGTTGCGGGTAAGTTGCTCTATTTGTCGCTGGTGCGTCTGACCTGTACGGCGGAGGTGATTGACCAAGCATTACGGATTGCTGACTATCTGCATGAACAGTCATCAACCATCAAGGTTAGTCTGAACCTGATTTGCATTTCTTCCTACCGGCATGATGAAGTGGCTGACCTTCTGCAAAAGATTTCCCCGTCAAACAGTATTGACCGGGTTTACTTTGCTGATTCACGGGGAGCCTTGTCGCCGCACGAAATCGAACCGCTGATTGCCGTGGCGAAACAGCATTGCCATCAGCCGCTAGGGTTCCATGCGCATGATACGCTGGGTAACGCGATTGAGAACTCCAACTGTGCATTTGCTTGTGGTTGTGACCTGATTGATGTTTCGCTGAATGGTTTTGGTCTAGCCGGTGGTAATACCTCGCTGGGGGGGTATCTGGCTGCTAATGCGTTGGCGAAAGCGTCGATTGAAACAGAAACGCGGGCGTTTTGTGAACAATACCTGTCGTTACGTCAGGTTGATGGGGATGACCGCCACTTGTATGGCGTACTGGCACAGAAAAATGTTGACCCCATCTGGAGTCGTGCGCTGCTGGCACAGTATCCGCATAAGCTGGGTGATCTGATTGATTTATTGCCCCGCCAACCTTACAAAACCCTCTCGCAGGTACTGGATAGCTTGGCTGCTCTGCACAGCGTAAACGGTGTCTCTGTTAAATGTTAA
- a CDS encoding mandelate racemase/muconate lactonizing enzyme family protein, whose product MPLRISKITVYALELPLNKPYRVSGGRVYVEKMDSVIVAIETDNGLIGWGEGCPFGNAYLPAFSAGIHAGIAELAPHLLGENPLHLEQFNHTMDILLAGHWYVKSALDMACWDILGKHTQLPLYALLGGRFSHSVDILGVFANGTPDEMVADLRNLRKLGYHLFSPKIGGDVAVDIARIEAIRADLQAHEKITLDANRSWLPDQAIQIINAINDPTLYFEQPCETLDECRAVRQLTRNPLILDECIHSFADLLQAQRENIAQAINIKLGRVGGVTKARRMRDFCVNTGLRMNIEETGGSVIASTAAVHLAVATPPRYRLATSDNTRLHKIVPAMGGYIFDTGVGIPPDTPGLGVDPILDILGEPVAVYS is encoded by the coding sequence ATGCCTCTCAGGATCAGCAAAATCACGGTTTACGCACTCGAACTTCCCCTCAACAAACCCTATCGGGTGTCAGGCGGGCGCGTGTATGTAGAAAAAATGGACAGTGTGATCGTCGCTATCGAGACCGATAACGGACTGATCGGGTGGGGCGAAGGTTGCCCGTTTGGTAACGCTTACCTACCGGCATTTTCGGCAGGCATTCATGCTGGCATTGCCGAACTAGCCCCCCATCTGCTAGGTGAAAATCCGCTGCATCTGGAACAATTCAACCACACGATGGATATTCTTCTGGCTGGGCATTGGTACGTCAAATCAGCCTTGGATATGGCCTGTTGGGACATTCTCGGCAAGCATACCCAGCTACCCCTGTATGCTTTGCTGGGCGGGCGCTTCAGCCATAGCGTCGACATTCTGGGGGTATTTGCCAACGGTACGCCGGATGAAATGGTTGCTGATCTGCGTAACCTGCGCAAATTGGGTTACCACCTCTTTTCCCCCAAAATTGGCGGTGACGTAGCCGTGGACATTGCCCGGATCGAAGCTATCCGTGCCGACCTGCAAGCCCACGAAAAAATCACCCTTGACGCCAACCGGAGCTGGTTGCCAGATCAGGCCATACAAATCATCAATGCGATCAATGATCCCACCCTATATTTCGAGCAACCCTGCGAAACGCTGGATGAATGCCGCGCCGTGCGTCAATTGACCCGCAACCCGCTGATTCTGGATGAGTGTATTCACAGCTTTGCCGATTTGCTGCAAGCTCAACGGGAGAATATCGCCCAAGCCATCAACATCAAGCTGGGGCGGGTTGGCGGTGTAACTAAAGCACGCCGGATGCGGGATTTCTGTGTCAATACGGGGCTGCGCATGAACATTGAGGAAACGGGCGGCAGCGTTATTGCCAGCACCGCAGCCGTGCATTTGGCTGTGGCCACCCCCCCCCGTTACCGGCTGGCAACGTCGGACAACACCCGTCTGCACAAAATCGTGCCAGCCATGGGCGGCTATATTTTTGATACTGGCGTCGGCATACCCCCAGACACGCCCGGACTGGGCGTTGACCCCATTCTGGACATATTGGGCGAACCCGTTGCCGTCTACAGCTAA
- a CDS encoding class I SAM-dependent DNA methyltransferase encodes MTSHQERYDNWAPDYNKDVAARNYDGPEYMVEYLMELADANKVPVSPSLPDFKILDVACGSGLVGQMLQKKGFSHIDGTDLSQGMIVEAHHSGAYQTLMAWINLNQPLPFFLHGQYDLTVCCGVFALDFVEPKSLSHLVQVTKPGGTIIMSTKTTYYDTYDFAGYYQSLVETGALELVDYRMNKPYLGTEADGHYWVFNVPAAQEGAA; translated from the coding sequence ATGACCAGTCACCAGGAACGCTATGATAATTGGGCCCCCGACTACAACAAAGATGTCGCCGCCAGAAACTACGACGGCCCCGAATACATGGTTGAATACCTCATGGAACTGGCAGACGCGAATAAAGTGCCGGTCTCGCCTTCACTGCCAGACTTCAAGATCCTTGACGTGGCCTGTGGCTCAGGGCTGGTAGGGCAGATGCTGCAAAAAAAGGGCTTCAGCCACATTGACGGTACTGACCTGTCACAGGGCATGATTGTCGAAGCACATCATTCTGGTGCTTACCAGACCCTGATGGCATGGATCAACCTGAACCAGCCGCTGCCCTTTTTCCTGCATGGACAATACGATCTGACCGTTTGCTGCGGTGTGTTTGCGCTGGACTTCGTTGAGCCAAAATCACTCAGTCATCTGGTGCAAGTGACCAAACCAGGCGGCACCATCATCATGAGCACCAAAACCACGTATTACGACACTTACGATTTCGCTGGGTATTACCAAAGCTTGGTGGAAACAGGTGCACTGGAACTGGTCGACTACCGCATGAACAAGCCTTACCTCGGCACTGAAGCCGATGGGCATTACTGGGTATTCAACGTTCCGGCGGCGCAAGAGGGCGCAGCATGA
- a CDS encoding 2-hydroxyacid dehydrogenase has protein sequence MTKQCLFLNNREPYPEDCFDRIPGIEMVWAQNHTSRFSLVESLETHPDTQILITTLMDLHAANLAKLPKLELIITITTGTDYIDKAYCQQHGIKIRNTPGFTGASVAEHAMALMLASAKRIADFNREIRTGDFQIFEHQGIELCGRQAGIIGMGAIGSQVARMLQGFGINTVFCNRSPKNSDLATQVDMDSLLANSDIIFLTLSLNADSRHLINAETLAKVKPGAILINISPDELINMADLKEALESGKLSYAGMDIHHEDERFLQLPNTVLSPRRAWYTQDAFNRRIAIFTQTLADYMQDQTL, from the coding sequence ATGACCAAACAATGCCTGTTTCTGAATAACCGCGAACCTTACCCTGAAGACTGCTTTGACCGCATCCCCGGCATCGAAATGGTCTGGGCACAAAACCATACCAGTCGCTTTTCACTGGTGGAATCGCTGGAAACCCACCCAGACACACAAATCCTGATCACTACCCTGATGGATTTGCACGCCGCTAATCTCGCCAAACTGCCCAAGCTGGAGCTGATCATCACCATCACCACCGGCACCGATTACATTGATAAAGCGTATTGCCAACAGCACGGCATCAAAATCCGCAACACGCCGGGCTTTACCGGTGCATCGGTTGCCGAACACGCAATGGCGTTGATGCTGGCTTCTGCCAAGCGTATTGCCGATTTCAACCGTGAAATCCGCACGGGTGACTTCCAGATTTTCGAGCATCAGGGCATTGAATTGTGCGGCAGGCAAGCCGGTATCATCGGCATGGGCGCAATCGGTTCACAAGTTGCCCGAATGCTGCAAGGCTTTGGTATCAACACTGTATTCTGCAACCGCAGCCCGAAAAACAGCGATCTCGCCACCCAAGTGGACATGGATAGCCTGCTGGCGAATAGCGACATTATTTTCTTAACCCTGTCACTGAATGCCGACTCCCGCCACCTGATCAACGCAGAGACGCTGGCGAAGGTCAAACCGGGCGCTATCCTCATCAATATCTCACCGGATGAACTGATTAATATGGCTGACCTGAAAGAGGCGCTGGAAAGCGGCAAGTTGTCGTATGCAGGCATGGACATCCACCACGAAGACGAACGCTTTCTGCAACTGCCCAACACCGTTCTGAGTCCGCGTCGTGCCTGGTACACGCAGGATGCTTTCAACCGCCGCATTGCCATTTTCACCCAGACATTGGCGGATTACATGCAGGATCAAACCCTATGA
- a CDS encoding type II 3-dehydroquinate dehydratase codes for MKLLLIQGANLNSLGKREGNTYDSTTAEQLDAMLTQHASDWGYALDIFYTNIEGEAVNKVYDSVASGVDGILANPAGFTYNAYSLRDCLNYVAPPYVEIHLTNIDQREIKSALSSAAVGVVHGFGINSYFVALEALLRHLKHEKSQDH; via the coding sequence ATGAAACTGTTACTGATACAGGGTGCAAACCTGAACTCACTCGGCAAACGTGAGGGCAATACCTACGATAGCACCACTGCCGAACAACTCGACGCCATGCTAACGCAGCACGCCAGCGACTGGGGTTACGCGCTGGACATTTTCTACACCAATATCGAAGGCGAAGCCGTCAACAAAGTGTACGATAGTGTTGCGTCAGGTGTAGATGGCATTCTCGCTAACCCTGCGGGTTTCACTTACAACGCTTACTCGCTGCGGGATTGCCTGAATTACGTCGCGCCGCCTTATGTGGAAATCCATCTCACCAATATCGACCAGCGAGAAATTAAGTCAGCCTTGTCATCCGCCGCTGTCGGCGTGGTACACGGCTTTGGCATCAACTCCTATTTTGTCGCGCTGGAAGCCCTGTTAAGGCACCTCAAACATGAAAAATCTCAGGATCATTGA
- a CDS encoding arginase, giving the protein MKNLRIIEVCSELGAAQLGASMGPDAIRMAAYQAGSDFFARHAIIRLPERNKLLADKHHNPGCPHVKRLRYILENCQTVCNTVTDTLEAGDFPLVLSADHSSAIGSIAGIKQAYPEERLGIIWIDAHSDMHSPYTTHSGNMHGMPLGAALGMDEQARILLGEKPNVLPLADQRQWNHLKALGGTLPKVLPEDLVLIGVRFFKPEHSILINDQGIKLYSVAMIREQGADFYAKLIHEQLQHCDRLYVSFDVDSLDCDVVSRGTGTPEPDGLYMDEALTLMQAIMTNPKVCCLEIAEVNPVLDDKGNAMGEAAWNILEKTIENRTHLPDSTLQR; this is encoded by the coding sequence ATGAAAAATCTCAGGATCATTGAAGTTTGCTCGGAACTGGGCGCAGCACAACTGGGAGCCAGCATGGGGCCAGATGCCATCCGTATGGCAGCGTATCAGGCGGGCAGTGATTTTTTCGCCCGTCATGCGATTATCCGCCTACCGGAGCGCAACAAGCTGCTCGCCGACAAACACCACAATCCGGGTTGCCCGCATGTCAAACGGCTGCGTTACATTCTGGAAAACTGCCAGACCGTCTGTAATACCGTAACTGATACGCTGGAAGCCGGGGATTTCCCACTGGTGCTCTCCGCCGACCATTCATCCGCCATCGGCAGCATCGCGGGTATCAAACAGGCTTACCCGGAAGAGCGGCTGGGCATCATCTGGATCGATGCGCACAGCGATATGCATTCCCCTTACACCACCCACTCCGGCAACATGCACGGGATGCCATTGGGAGCAGCACTGGGCATGGATGAACAAGCCCGAATCCTGCTGGGCGAAAAACCCAACGTATTGCCGCTGGCTGACCAACGTCAGTGGAACCACTTAAAAGCATTGGGTGGCACTCTTCCCAAGGTGCTGCCGGAAGATCTGGTATTGATCGGCGTGCGCTTTTTCAAACCGGAACATTCGATCCTGATTAATGATCAGGGCATAAAGCTGTATTCCGTAGCCATGATTCGTGAGCAAGGCGCAGACTTTTATGCCAAACTCATCCATGAACAATTACAGCATTGCGACCGACTGTACGTTTCGTTTGATGTTGATAGTCTGGACTGTGATGTGGTTTCGCGCGGCACAGGTACTCCCGAACCCGATGGTCTGTATATGGATGAAGCACTGACACTCATGCAAGCGATCATGACCAACCCCAAGGTCTGCTGTCTGGAAATTGCCGAAGTCAACCCGGTGCTGGACGACAAGGGCAATGCCATGGGAGAAGCTGCCTGGAACATTCTGGAAAAGACGATCGAAAACCGTACTCATCTTCCTGATAGCACGTTGCAACGCTAA
- a CDS encoding 4'-phosphopantetheinyl transferase family protein, translated as MDDTSAVHIHTARPEQVDQAEKTLLDQVELARATTFKFPKDRELYVAAHIFLRQTLSQYAPVSPADWQFDTNAYGKPFIINSGYQWLQFNLSHTQGLIACAVSHGLPVGVDVERCKPLSDLDALCRYTLSPLEAYDVLSISNTEQRARRFFTYWTLKEAYIKARGIGLSLPLQQFTFVQDENLTWQLYTDETTVPDNSRSWQFDTEIIGQHYLSIGAQNTKLVNTHELTFSIFTGS; from the coding sequence ATGGATGATACATCAGCCGTGCATATTCACACTGCCCGTCCTGAGCAGGTCGATCAGGCAGAAAAGACGTTGCTGGATCAGGTGGAACTCGCCCGCGCCACTACCTTCAAATTTCCCAAAGACCGGGAGCTGTATGTTGCAGCACATATTTTTCTACGGCAGACACTGAGTCAGTATGCCCCCGTCTCCCCCGCCGACTGGCAGTTCGACACCAATGCGTATGGCAAGCCATTTATTATCAATTCCGGTTATCAATGGCTACAGTTCAATCTGTCGCATACACAGGGTTTAATCGCCTGCGCCGTCAGTCATGGCTTGCCTGTTGGCGTAGATGTGGAACGATGCAAACCATTAAGCGATCTGGATGCACTTTGCCGCTATACCCTGTCTCCGTTGGAAGCCTATGATGTGCTGTCAATCAGCAATACAGAACAAAGGGCACGCCGCTTTTTCACCTACTGGACACTGAAAGAAGCCTATATCAAAGCTCGAGGCATAGGGCTCTCCCTTCCCCTACAGCAATTCACTTTTGTACAAGATGAAAATCTGACATGGCAGTTATATACGGATGAAACGACCGTGCCTGATAACAGTAGAAGCTGGCAATTTGATACCGAAATCATTGGGCAGCACTATTTATCGATCGGTGCACAGAACACAAAGCTCGTTAATACCCATGAGTTGACTTTTTCTATATTCACTGGATCGTGA
- a CDS encoding P-type ATPase codes for MIQLGMLLIVSGAASALWRQYRKSHELEHVPSLPAPDTVHHNSLPSAGAVKVFDDVGELNHYQKVAWYTLALSAAGSLFYPPVRLLSLPLLGYNTYHFVRTIRQSDKTDQKSPATLFEGIGVVGSLATGSTVTASVLLLFSFGTRKLLLHAGNITNNVGFSKPFNPRYARVWVLRDGAEIETAVADLQEDDIVVLHAGDTVALEGKVLEGNGSVRQFSLRKQMKLIPKQEGDKVYPFTQLESGSLHIKPL; via the coding sequence ATGATTCAGTTAGGTATGTTGTTAATCGTCAGCGGGGCGGCAAGTGCGCTCTGGCGGCAGTACAGAAAAAGCCATGAGCTGGAACATGTTCCCAGCCTGCCAGCGCCTGATACCGTGCACCACAACAGTTTGCCATCGGCGGGTGCGGTCAAGGTATTCGATGATGTGGGGGAGCTGAATCATTACCAAAAAGTTGCTTGGTATACATTAGCCTTGTCGGCAGCCGGTTCCTTGTTTTACCCCCCCGTGCGGCTGCTGAGTTTGCCGCTGCTAGGTTACAATACCTACCATTTCGTGCGTACCATTCGCCAGTCTGACAAGACCGATCAGAAATCCCCTGCTACTTTGTTCGAGGGTATCGGTGTGGTAGGTTCGCTGGCGACGGGCAGTACGGTGACGGCTTCGGTGCTGTTGCTGTTTTCATTCGGCACCCGCAAGCTGCTGCTACATGCGGGAAATATCACCAATAATGTCGGTTTTTCCAAGCCATTCAATCCCCGTTATGCGCGGGTCTGGGTGCTGCGTGACGGCGCGGAAATCGAAACAGCCGTGGCGGATTTGCAGGAAGACGATATTGTGGTGCTACATGCTGGTGACACCGTGGCGCTGGAAGGTAAGGTGCTGGAGGGTAATGGCAGTGTACGTCAGTTCAGCCTGCGTAAGCAGATGAAGCTGATTCCTAAACAGGAAGGCGATAAGGTCTATCCGTTCACCCAACTGGAATCCGGTAGTTTGCACATCAAACCGCTCTGA
- a CDS encoding TAXI family TRAP transporter solute-binding subunit, with the protein MKLKCKSCKIWLPLLAILGAGFYIAWQFVPPAASNNLRIAAGSEGSTYYHYAQAYQQSLKSEGINLELQTTAGSVESLKLLREGKVDLAFIQGGIGKNVPAEEGLHSIASLFYEPLWVFMRKDTGNQSTSYLHELQGKRLAIGEEGSGTHALASRLLYDSGVKSDNTTLFSVSGKNAISKLEAGVIDAAFFVSAPESDTVTQLTNHVDIQIMNFKRHADAYTRRYPFLDALHLGEGSLNLQTNVPHNDMTLLAATAALVVSKNMHADHIRLLTREALRIHSKAGLLEKPWQFPSKQHLEIPIHPDAEQYLQNGPSFLETYLPFSVAARLDQLKIMLIPLLTLLLPLAKGVVPLYQRRIRSRTYRWYKDLNQVDRELGNYDLHKTQQAIGNMKQLHGELAREVSVPLSYMSEFYAMRVHTDHILRRLQERETSLLGDTDNKAVETFPANEPPDDIAMPTSVANEAVEVDVDVDVVAPESIKSMASKLHIPHSFSLSTLKLSRNQAQPADASTPHYADTKDKTATSAIKNIAAKIHLPRHFDLSTLRPSATKQEEAEKIAKAEAAAAVRAQEEARLASIAAIAARHKQANHLVGKHIAAGMALSAVPIPILDVAALTSTQLNLIHSLSEHYGVDFDRKHGKFILLSMISSSLPTTAMMGLSSLSKSIPGIGTLGGGASLAALSGAIIFATGKVFIRHFDAGGKLEDFDSKQQQDDFRKALKEGLKKDEEALAGQSA; encoded by the coding sequence ATGAAACTGAAATGCAAATCCTGCAAAATATGGCTACCGTTGCTTGCGATTCTGGGCGCTGGTTTTTACATTGCTTGGCAATTTGTTCCACCAGCGGCTTCCAACAACCTGCGCATCGCCGCAGGCAGTGAAGGCAGCACTTACTACCATTATGCGCAGGCATACCAACAATCGCTCAAATCGGAAGGTATCAACCTAGAGCTTCAAACCACCGCCGGTTCGGTTGAATCCCTGAAACTGCTGCGTGAAGGCAAGGTCGATTTGGCATTTATTCAGGGCGGGATTGGCAAAAATGTGCCAGCAGAAGAAGGTCTGCACTCCATCGCCAGCCTGTTCTACGAACCCTTGTGGGTATTTATGCGCAAAGACACGGGCAATCAAAGCACCAGTTACCTGCACGAACTGCAAGGCAAGCGTTTGGCCATTGGTGAGGAAGGCAGTGGCACTCATGCTTTGGCATCGCGTCTGTTGTATGACAGCGGTGTCAAGAGCGACAATACCACACTGTTCAGCGTCAGCGGCAAAAACGCCATCAGCAAACTGGAAGCGGGTGTCATCGACGCGGCCTTTTTTGTATCCGCACCCGAATCCGACACGGTTACCCAACTGACGAATCACGTCGATATCCAAATCATGAATTTCAAGCGTCATGCTGATGCTTACACCCGCCGTTACCCGTTTCTGGATGCCCTGCATCTGGGCGAAGGTTCACTCAACCTGCAAACCAATGTCCCCCATAATGACATGACCTTACTGGCTGCCACGGCGGCTTTAGTGGTGAGCAAAAATATGCACGCAGATCATATCCGCCTGCTGACCCGAGAAGCCCTGCGCATTCACAGTAAAGCGGGGCTGTTGGAAAAACCCTGGCAGTTCCCGTCCAAGCAGCACCTGGAAATTCCCATTCACCCCGATGCTGAGCAATATTTGCAAAATGGCCCGTCCTTTCTAGAAACATACCTGCCATTTTCAGTTGCTGCCCGCTTGGATCAGCTCAAGATCATGCTGATTCCCCTGCTGACGCTGCTGCTACCGCTGGCCAAGGGTGTGGTGCCACTGTATCAAAGACGCATCCGCTCACGCACTTACCGCTGGTACAAGGATCTCAATCAGGTTGACCGCGAACTAGGCAACTACGATTTGCACAAAACACAACAAGCCATCGGTAACATGAAGCAACTACACGGCGAGTTGGCGCGGGAAGTTTCTGTACCACTGTCCTACATGTCGGAGTTTTACGCCATGCGGGTACATACCGACCATATCCTCAGGCGCTTGCAGGAAAGGGAAACCAGCTTGCTGGGTGATACAGACAACAAAGCCGTTGAGACTTTTCCTGCAAACGAACCACCTGACGACATAGCTATGCCCACATCCGTGGCAAACGAAGCGGTAGAGGTGGATGTGGATGTGGATGTGGTTGCCCCCGAATCCATCAAGAGCATGGCATCCAAGCTTCATATACCACACAGCTTCAGCCTTTCTACCCTTAAATTATCCAGAAATCAGGCACAACCGGCAGACGCTAGTACACCCCATTACGCCGATACTAAAGACAAAACTGCCACTAGCGCTATCAAAAACATAGCGGCAAAAATACACCTGCCACGCCATTTCGACCTCTCTACGTTGCGACCATCTGCCACCAAGCAAGAAGAGGCAGAAAAAATAGCCAAAGCCGAGGCAGCCGCTGCGGTGCGGGCGCAGGAAGAAGCACGATTAGCCAGCATTGCTGCCATTGCTGCCAGACATAAACAAGCCAATCACCTTGTCGGAAAGCATATTGCAGCGGGTATGGCACTTAGTGCGGTTCCTATACCCATACTGGATGTTGCAGCCTTAACCAGCACCCAGCTTAACCTGATACACAGCCTCAGCGAGCATTACGGTGTGGATTTCGACCGGAAACACGGCAAGTTCATCCTGCTATCCATGATAAGCAGCTCCCTGCCAACCACCGCCATGATGGGACTAAGCAGTCTGAGCAAATCCATTCCGGGTATCGGTACACTGGGCGGCGGAGCAAGCCTGGCCGCCTTGTCTGGTGCTATCATTTTCGCCACCGGAAAGGTCTTCATCCGGCATTTTGATGCAGGTGGCAAGCTCGAGGATTTTGATAGCAAACAGCAGCAGGACGATTTCCGCAAAGCACTAAAGGAAGGTCTGAAGAAGGATGAGGAAGCACTAGCGGGGCAATCGGCCTGA
- a CDS encoding NAD(P)/FAD-dependent oxidoreductase: protein MHIHTPNGEGLHRIVIVGGGAGGLELATLLGDSLGKQRRAHITLIDKNRTHIWKPMLHEIASGSMDYTLHEIDYLAQAHWHHFRYRIGAMSKVDRTQRLVFIDSHADEDGQTVTPDRIIPYDTLVVAIGSRTHDFNIPGVAEHAIQLDTAEQAERFHRKLVNAFIRANAQADDLQAGQLQVAIIGAGATGVELAAELHKSVRALVTYGLERIDADRDVTLNLIEAAPRILPALPERIAGEAMRVLNKLEVKVRTDARVSGVQAGGVQLASGEFIPAELVVWAAGIRSFVCLQNMDNLEINGINQLLVKPTLQTTLDDNIFAFGDCAAAPWLGKDAGTLIPPRAQAAHQQAMHLTQQLHHRLDGKPLRDFQYQDFGSLVSLGENWAAGGLMGSLAKGTLFVEGYIARFMYNMLYKKHQFGLHGFWKVALDTVSGFIRRRTTPRIKLH from the coding sequence ATGCATATTCATACCCCCAATGGTGAGGGGCTGCACCGCATCGTGATCGTAGGCGGTGGCGCGGGTGGCTTGGAACTCGCCACACTACTCGGCGATAGCCTTGGTAAACAACGCCGCGCCCACATTACCCTGATCGACAAAAACCGTACCCACATCTGGAAACCGATGCTGCACGAAATCGCTTCCGGCAGCATGGATTACACCCTGCACGAAATCGACTACCTTGCCCAAGCGCACTGGCACCATTTCCGCTACCGCATTGGTGCCATGAGCAAGGTTGACCGCACTCAACGGCTGGTATTCATTGACTCCCATGCCGATGAAGACGGTCAAACCGTTACCCCCGACCGCATCATTCCTTACGATACTCTGGTGGTGGCGATTGGCAGCCGTACCCACGACTTCAATATTCCCGGCGTGGCAGAACACGCGATCCAACTGGATACGGCGGAACAGGCCGAGCGTTTTCACCGCAAGCTGGTCAATGCCTTTATCCGCGCCAATGCGCAAGCCGACGATTTGCAAGCCGGGCAATTGCAGGTTGCCATTATCGGCGCAGGTGCAACCGGGGTCGAGCTGGCGGCCGAGCTGCATAAAAGTGTGCGTGCTTTGGTGACTTACGGGCTGGAACGCATTGATGCCGACCGCGACGTAACCCTCAACCTGATCGAAGCCGCACCGCGCATCCTGCCTGCCTTACCGGAACGCATTGCCGGGGAAGCCATGCGCGTCCTCAACAAGCTGGAAGTGAAGGTACGCACCGATGCCCGCGTTTCTGGCGTGCAAGCGGGTGGTGTGCAACTGGCGTCCGGCGAATTCATCCCCGCTGAACTGGTGGTGTGGGCAGCCGGTATCCGCTCGTTTGTGTGCCTGCAAAACATGGACAACCTTGAGATCAATGGCATCAACCAGTTGCTGGTCAAACCCACCCTGCAAACCACGCTGGATGACAATATCTTCGCGTTTGGGGATTGCGCCGCCGCCCCTTGGCTGGGCAAGGATGCGGGCACACTGATTCCACCGCGTGCGCAAGCTGCTCACCAACAGGCGATGCACCTCACCCAACAATTGCACCATCGGCTAGATGGCAAACCACTGCGAGATTTCCAGTATCAGGATTTCGGTTCACTGGTATCACTGGGCGAAAACTGGGCAGCAGGCGGCTTGATGGGCAGCCTTGCCAAAGGCACCTTGTTTGTGGAAGGTTACATTGCCCGCTTCATGTACAATATGCTTTACAAAAAACACCAGTTCGGGCTGCATGGCTTCTGGAAAGTAGCACTGGATACGGTATCAGGGTTTATCCGCCGCAGAACCACCCCGCGCATCAAGCTGCACTAA